Within Candidatus Dojkabacteria bacterium, the genomic segment ATCTAGCACCTTGATGCCATAGCCTCGCGGCCACCGGCTCTCATCGGCAAATTGCGAGCGAAAGATCTCGGTCACATCAAAGACCTCAACTCCTGCACCAATATTCTGATTCACCACCTGCTGATATCGCACATCAGGCAGAGCTGGCTGGTTGCTCCAATTCAGATTGCGATCTTCCCACAAAGCCGCTGTCTCAAACAGCTCCACAGTGTACTCCTCGCCGGCCATATCCCTGTATTCTGACAGATACAGCTTTGCCGAAACCAGATTCTCCTGTCTGACCTCTTCGTCCCTGATAACCGAGTAGTCAAACTTGAGATAGGTACGTGTTTCTCGTCGCGGTATTACACCATCGTAGCCTACCGAGAGATCTCGTGTGAGATACGAAGAAGATGTCGGATACCAGCGCTTTGTGAGCGTGTCTTGTGTGGGGTAGAGGATGAAGCGTTGATCTTCTGCGCTCGCAACCCCCGCGCAGATTAGGTAAAGGATGGCAGAAATGGCAGTAATCAATATTGATCTGAGCATATTTTCCAGTTCAAATTTATACCTACTCAGATTCTCTCAGTAAATTATTAAAATAAATTAAAATCTGCAGAAAACCGCGCAGCTCTACAGTTAAAGATTACTTAAGCCTCAGGTGATATAATCACAAAGTTCTACTTCAAATATTCCTAAAAAATGTTCAACCTAATATCGAAGCTGTTCGATTCAAACGATAAGCAGATTAAGAAAATCCAGCCCATAATTAATAAGATCAATGAGCTTGAGGATTGGAGCTCAAAGCTGTCCGATGATGAGCTTGCTGCAAAGACCACGGAATTCCGCAAAAAACTGGGAGTGGATATAAACAAGCTAGAGTGGGATTCGGAGTTTAACAAGCAAGAGGTCAAGGCAGAGCTGTTCGAGCTACTTCCGGAGGCATTCGCAATTGTCCGTGAGGCGGCCAAAAGATACACGGACCATAAGCACTTCGATGTGCAGATGGTGGCAGGCTATTTTCTCGCAGACAACAAGATCTCCGAGCTATTCACTGGAGAGGGAAAAACCAACGCAGCAAACCTACCTCTTTACCTCTATGCACTTACTGGTCGAAGCGCTCATCTGATTACAGTCAACGATTACCTCGCAAGACGTGACGGTGAGTGGAATGGGCATATCTTCAATCCACTTGGCATAAGTGTTGCGGTAGTAAATAATGGCGCCACATACAAATTCGTATCAGATGAGGAGGCGATCGAGCGCAAAGGCGACGATGCCAAGAACGCAATCAAAGAACGAGATAAGAAGCGGAAAGAGGCTGGAAGGCTCAAGCTCGACATGATGGACGGCACCAATCTGATAGAGGTGAGCAAGCAGGAGGCGTATGCATGTGATGTGGTGTATGGGACTAATAATGAGTTTGGCTTCGACTACCTCCGTGACAACATGGCTAGAAGATTGGGTGATAGGGTTCAGAGGAGATTGCATTTCGCGATTGTGGATGAGGCAGACTCAATCTTGGTTGACGAGGCGAGAACTCCGTTGATCATTTCGCAAAGCGCGCAAGCATCAAATGACCTTTATAAGCAGTTTGCTAATATAGTTAAGCAGATTAACAGGGACGAGCATTACACAATTGACGAGAAGACCAACTCCGTAGCTCTAAATGATGCTGGAATAGATCGATTAGAGAAGCTGCTGAAGACAGACAACATTTATGAAAATTCTCAATTCGCATACCATCTGGAAAATGCATTGAAGGCAAAAGAGCTCTATGTCCGCGACGACGAGTATATTATCCGCGATGGAGAGGTACTGATTGTGGATGAGTTTACAGGACGCGCAATGACAGGAAGGCGTTATTCAGAAGGTCTGCATCAGGCTATCGAGGCGAAAGAGGGAGTAGAGGTAAAGCGCGAGTCTCGAACACTTGCTACTATCACACTTCAGAACTATTTTAGGCTTTACGACTTTATGTCCGGTATGACTGCTACAGCTTTGACTGAGGCCGAGGAATTCTCAAATATTTATAAGCTTGATGTTGTGGTTGTGCCAACTAACAGGCCTGTGGTGCGGGAAGATCTGAATGACCTGGTATATCGCAGCGAGATGGGGAAATTCAAGGCAATTGTGAATGATATCAAAGAGCACCATGAGAAAGGACAGCCGATGCTTGTGGGTACTGCGTCAGTTGAGCGGTCAGAGATCCTCTCGAATATGCTCGACCAGGAGGGAATTCCACACGAGGTGCTGAACGCAAAGAATCACGAGCGAGAAGCAAAGATTGTCCAGAATGCTGGCCAGCTCGGTGCTGTCACTATCGCTACAAACATGGCCGGTCGTGGTACAGATATCGCACTTGGGAAAGGTGTTAAAGAGCTTGGCGGTCTATATGTGATCGGATCAGAGCGACATGAGTCTAGGCGAATCGACAACCAGCTACGAGGTCGATCAGGAAGACAGGGTGATCCAGGAACTTCGAGATTTTATGTCTCATTTGAAGATGAATTGATGCGGCTTTTCGCAGGTGAGAGAGTAAAGTCAATCATGAGCTCAATCGGCATGGATGATGATATGCCGATCTCGGCAGGTATGCTGGGAAACATCATCGAGAGCGCACAGAAGAAGGTCGAAGCATACAACTTCGACATCAGAAAGCGACTGGTTGAGTATGATGACGTGCTTAATCAGCAGAGAGACATTGTGTATGGATTGAGGAAGAGAGTGCTCTCTGTGATTGAGGATGGCGATAAGGCAGAGATAAAAGCAGTAAAGATCGATGAGAAGGTTTTGAAAAAGCTGGATATAAATGCAATCTTGGAGGATATTGATGGTTTCTCCTTAAAAGACAAGGAAAGTTGGGAGGTCGATCAGTTTAAGAAATATCCGCAGATTCACCGCCCTGCAAATTTCTGGATCTTGAAAAGGATTGTAGATCATGTGAGATATGTCGTCGCTGCACAGCTGCAAGATGATATGAAGATTGACAATGAGGAGGAGCGAAAGACGTTTGCTCAGGTGCAGTCACTGATGACTGACGAAATTACTGAGAGCGCCGCTAAAGCATTAGGCTACAAGGATTTCGGAGATTTCTTCAAAGATGTAGATTCGAGGAAAGATGCCGCTGAGAAAGAAAATCTATTGCTGCAGCTAGTAATTGTAGGGTTTATACAGCATATCGATGCAATTAATCCGAAAGCTGTTGGGGAGCTCAGCAGATTGCTCATTTTGCAGTCGATCGACAATTTCTGGATGGAGCATCTGGATGCTATGGGTGACCTACGAGAGGGTGTAGGCATGCGAAGCATGGCTCAACGAGATCCGCTTGTTGAGTATAAGAATGAAGGATTCCAGCTGTTCGAGAAGATGCTGAGCAGTGTTGACGATGCAGTTGTAAATAGGTTCTATAAAGTGCGCGTAGTGGAACGGGATGAAAGTGTAGCTCAGGCAAGAGCGATTCATGAGACTGTGGGAGC encodes:
- a CDS encoding SEC-C metal-binding domain-containing protein, which encodes MFNLISKLFDSNDKQIKKIQPIINKINELEDWSSKLSDDELAAKTTEFRKKLGVDINKLEWDSEFNKQEVKAELFELLPEAFAIVREAAKRYTDHKHFDVQMVAGYFLADNKISELFTGEGKTNAANLPLYLYALTGRSAHLITVNDYLARRDGEWNGHIFNPLGISVAVVNNGATYKFVSDEEAIERKGDDAKNAIKERDKKRKEAGRLKLDMMDGTNLIEVSKQEAYACDVVYGTNNEFGFDYLRDNMARRLGDRVQRRLHFAIVDEADSILVDEARTPLIISQSAQASNDLYKQFANIVKQINRDEHYTIDEKTNSVALNDAGIDRLEKLLKTDNIYENSQFAYHLENALKAKELYVRDDEYIIRDGEVLIVDEFTGRAMTGRRYSEGLHQAIEAKEGVEVKRESRTLATITLQNYFRLYDFMSGMTATALTEAEEFSNIYKLDVVVVPTNRPVVREDLNDLVYRSEMGKFKAIVNDIKEHHEKGQPMLVGTASVERSEILSNMLDQEGIPHEVLNAKNHEREAKIVQNAGQLGAVTIATNMAGRGTDIALGKGVKELGGLYVIGSERHESRRIDNQLRGRSGRQGDPGTSRFYVSFEDELMRLFAGERVKSIMSSIGMDDDMPISAGMLGNIIESAQKKVEAYNFDIRKRLVEYDDVLNQQRDIVYGLRKRVLSVIEDGDKAEIKAVKIDEKVLKKLDINAILEDIDGFSLKDKESWEVDQFKKYPQIHRPANFWILKRIVDHVRYVVAAQLQDDMKIDNEEERKTFAQVQSLMTDEITESAAKALGYKDFGDFFKDVDSRKDAAEKENLLLQLVIVGFIQHIDAINPKAVGELSRLLILQSIDNFWMEHLDAMGDLREGVGMRSMAQRDPLVEYKNEGFQLFEKMLSSVDDAVVNRFYKVRVVERDESVAQARAIHETVGAIGGGSVKSDAGSALDAKVRAVRRDAAQSRKDERPGETSKQKTVVRQDQKVGRNDPCPCGSGKKYKKCHGKGL